The proteins below are encoded in one region of Sideroxydans lithotrophicus ES-1:
- the lepB gene encoding signal peptidase I, which yields MTFALILILLILLTGVIWLMDRFLLRAKRPAGVNEPWWVEYAKSFFPVILIVFLLRSFLVEPFKIPSGSMIPTLHVGDFILVNRFTYGLRIPIINKKIVDINQPQRGDVMVFQYPEDPSVDYIKRVVGVPGDQLVYRDKKLWINGELQVQQRDGDYNYVESELRFVHTERYKENLGGKTHAILLNPDMPLVHLGNVAEFPLHEQCSYSDMEVRCTVPPGHYFMMGDNRDNSRDSRYWGFVPDDMIVGKAFLIWMNFNELGRVGLSIK from the coding sequence ATGACTTTTGCCTTGATCTTGATCTTGTTGATATTGCTAACTGGCGTGATCTGGTTGATGGATCGTTTTTTGCTGCGTGCAAAACGTCCTGCAGGGGTAAATGAACCATGGTGGGTGGAATACGCTAAGAGTTTCTTCCCGGTGATTCTGATCGTCTTCTTGTTGCGCTCATTCCTGGTTGAGCCGTTCAAGATACCGTCCGGCTCGATGATCCCAACTCTGCATGTGGGCGATTTTATTCTGGTCAACCGTTTTACCTATGGCCTGCGCATTCCCATCATCAACAAAAAAATAGTCGATATCAACCAGCCACAGCGCGGCGATGTGATGGTCTTCCAGTATCCGGAAGACCCGTCGGTGGATTATATTAAGCGTGTGGTGGGGGTGCCGGGAGACCAGCTGGTCTATCGCGACAAGAAACTCTGGATCAATGGCGAGCTGCAAGTGCAACAGCGCGATGGCGACTACAATTATGTGGAGAGCGAATTGCGCTTTGTGCACACCGAGCGATATAAAGAGAACCTGGGGGGCAAGACCCATGCGATTCTGCTCAATCCGGATATGCCTTTGGTGCATCTGGGCAACGTGGCGGAATTTCCGCTGCATGAGCAGTGCAGTTACAGCGATATGGAGGTACGTTGTACTGTTCCGCCTGGACACTACTTCATGATGGGCGACAATCGCGACAACAGTCGCGACAGTCGCTATTGGGGGTTTGTGCCTGACGATATGATCGTCGGCAAGGCATTTTTGATCTGGATGAATTTCAACGAACTGGGTCGTGTGGGTCTATCGATCAAGTAG
- a CDS encoding DUF4845 domain-containing protein: protein MKATMFKQRGLGFFGMVLVAAGIIFVAILGMKLVPPYIHSAQIAQIFRTMASDPSMQDASIKEIKASYDKRANIDYITDITSDDIDIIKAGGRLSISASYSVKIPLAGNITLLLEFNPSSS, encoded by the coding sequence ATGAAAGCAACAATGTTCAAGCAGCGTGGTCTGGGCTTTTTCGGTATGGTTCTGGTTGCGGCTGGAATAATCTTTGTGGCGATACTGGGTATGAAGCTGGTCCCGCCTTATATCCATAGTGCCCAAATCGCCCAGATATTTCGAACGATGGCCAGCGATCCGTCGATGCAGGATGCTTCGATCAAGGAAATCAAAGCCTCGTATGACAAGCGTGCAAACATCGATTACATCACCGATATAACCTCTGATGACATCGATATCATCAAGGCCGGTGGACGATTGAGCATCAGCGCCAGCTATTCGGTCAAGATTCCGCTGGCAGGCAACATTACCCTGCTGCTCGAATTCAACCCCAGCAGTTCATGA
- the rnc gene encoding ribonuclease III, which translates to MKHAALCKRLGYQFLQPQLLQRALTHRSYSAAHNERLEFLGDSVLNCAIAKYLYDTYPDLPEGDLSRLRSNLVNQQTLAILAQQLNLGEQLLLGEGERKSAGFRRPSILADALEALFGAVLLDAGFMAAEKVVLGLYVPFIVQTDLKTLGKDAKTLLQEHLQSRKLALPQYHVAEIKGEAHAQTFVVTCEIAQLGLVSQGEGTSRRIAEQIAAERAYQQIKETQ; encoded by the coding sequence ATGAAGCACGCGGCACTGTGTAAGCGACTGGGCTACCAGTTTTTGCAGCCACAATTGCTGCAGCGTGCGTTGACCCATCGCAGTTACTCGGCCGCACATAACGAGCGGCTGGAGTTTCTCGGCGATAGCGTGCTGAATTGCGCCATTGCCAAATATCTATATGATACTTATCCAGACTTGCCGGAAGGCGATCTGTCACGTCTGAGATCCAATCTGGTCAATCAACAGACTTTGGCTATTTTGGCGCAGCAACTGAATTTGGGCGAACAACTATTGCTGGGCGAGGGCGAACGCAAAAGTGCGGGATTCCGCCGTCCTTCAATTTTGGCTGATGCACTGGAGGCCTTGTTTGGAGCGGTGTTGCTGGATGCTGGTTTCATGGCTGCAGAAAAGGTGGTGTTGGGCTTATATGTCCCCTTCATCGTGCAGACCGACCTGAAGACGCTGGGCAAAGATGCCAAGACCTTGTTGCAGGAGCATCTGCAAAGCCGAAAACTGGCCCTGCCTCAATATCATGTGGCCGAAATCAAGGGTGAAGCGCATGCGCAAACATTCGTCGTCACCTGCGAGATCGCCCAACTTGGTCTGGTCAGCCAGGGAGAAGGAACCAGCCGCCGCATCGCCGAGCAAATCGCCGCAGAACGCGCCTATCAACAAATCAAAGAAACTCAATGA
- the era gene encoding GTPase Era, whose protein sequence is MTESQVFHSGFIAIVGRPNVGKSTLLNHLIGQKISITSRKAQTTRHRITGILTEADTQFVFVDTPGFQTQHTNALNRGMNRVVTNSLREVNVVLFVLEARQFDERDQQVMGLLPQDRPVILVINKADLLADKSELLPFIEKISALRHFAAIVPVSARQGKQLDTLLEAIRPYIPEGEHLYAEDEITDRNERFLAAELLREKVFRFTGEELPYSVSVVIEQFKLEGKLRRIHAAILVDKEAHKAMLIGSKGEKLKEIATQARLDMEKLFDGKVFLEVFVKVRSGWADSAHMLKTLGYE, encoded by the coding sequence ATGACTGAATCTCAAGTTTTCCATAGCGGCTTCATTGCCATCGTAGGACGTCCCAATGTCGGCAAGTCGACTTTGCTCAATCATCTGATCGGGCAAAAGATCAGCATTACTTCTCGTAAGGCACAGACTACCCGCCATCGCATCACCGGCATCCTCACTGAGGCTGACACCCAGTTCGTTTTTGTCGACACGCCCGGTTTCCAGACGCAGCATACCAATGCCCTGAATCGCGGCATGAACCGTGTGGTGACCAACAGTTTGCGCGAGGTGAACGTAGTGTTGTTTGTGCTGGAGGCTCGCCAATTCGATGAGCGAGACCAGCAGGTGATGGGGCTGTTGCCGCAAGATCGCCCGGTCATACTGGTCATCAACAAGGCAGACCTGCTTGCCGACAAATCCGAACTGTTGCCCTTTATTGAAAAAATCTCGGCTTTGCGCCATTTCGCCGCGATCGTTCCGGTCAGTGCACGGCAGGGAAAACAGCTCGATACATTGCTGGAAGCCATACGCCCCTACATCCCGGAGGGCGAACACCTGTATGCCGAAGATGAGATCACCGACCGTAACGAGCGTTTCCTTGCCGCAGAGTTGCTGCGCGAAAAAGTGTTCCGCTTCACCGGCGAGGAGCTGCCTTACTCGGTCAGCGTGGTGATCGAACAATTCAAGCTGGAGGGCAAGCTGCGCCGAATCCACGCCGCCATTCTGGTCGACAAGGAGGCGCACAAGGCCATGCTTATCGGCAGCAAGGGAGAAAAGCTCAAAGAGATCGCAACCCAGGCGCGCCTGGATATGGAGAAACTGTTCGACGGCAAGGTGTTTCTCGAAGTGTTCGTCAAGGTCCGCAGCGGCTGGGCGGATAGCGCCCATATGCTGAAGACGCTGGGGTATGAGTAA